The following proteins come from a genomic window of Macrotis lagotis isolate mMagLag1 unplaced genomic scaffold, bilby.v1.9.chrom.fasta BILBYCTG396, whole genome shotgun sequence:
- the LOC141504146 gene encoding olfactory receptor 2AJ1-like gives MREEQNQTFARDFILLGLLDPNHYGLLLLSLILIMFMMAIMGNTVLILLIHLDARLHTPMYVLLKHLSFTDIFTITNIVPMMATNYLSGRKSITFVGCGFQIFLYVIFLGVECLILTTMSYDRYVAICHPLRYPILMNYRISVILASSCWFGGIINSIIHTSYVMHLPFCGTRTIDHFFCEIPAMWKLSCFDTSQYEERVYVSAVFFFLIPFSIILISYGQILRIVLHMKSMEAQKKAFSTCSSHLAVVAMYYGSCIFTYLRPKSYHAPGQDKVLAITYTILAPMLNPVIYSLRNKDVLCALKKIFGKALSHRNENF, from the coding sequence ATGAGGGAGGAACAGAATCAAACTTTTGCAAGAGATTTCATCCTATTGGGATTATTGGATCCAAACCACTATGGATTGCTATTGTTATCACTTATTCTCATCATGTTTATGATGGCAATAATGGGAAACACAGTCTTGATTCTTCTTATTCACCTTGACGCCCGGCTCCACACTCCAATGTACGTCCTTCTCAAGCATCTCTCCTTCACAGATATCTTCACCATCACTAATATTGTTCCCATGATGGCCACTAACTACCTGTCTGGCAGGAAATCCATCACATTTGTAGGTTGTGGGTTCCAGATCTTCCTCTATGTCATCTTCTTGGGTGTTGAGTGCCTTATTCTCACAACCATGTCCTATGATCGCTATGTAGCCATCTGCCACCCACTCCGTTACCCCATCCTCATGAACTATCGAATCAGTGTCATTCTGGCTTCTAGCTGCTGGTTTGGGGGAATAATCAACTCTATAATTCATACATCTTACGTAATGCATCTACCATTTTGTGGCACAAGGACCATTGACCACTTTTTCTGTGAAATCCCAGCCATGTGGAAACTCTCTTGCTTTGATACATCACAATATGAAGAAAGAGTCTATGTGAGTGCTGTATTCTTCTTCCTAATTCCCTTTTCCATCATCCTTATCTCGTATGGTCAGATTCTCCGTATTGTGCTTCATATGAAATCAATGGAGGCCCAGAAAAAAGCCTTCTCCACATGTTCTTCCCACCTGGCTGTGGTTGCCATGTACTATGGTTCATGTATCTTTACATACCTGAGACCAAAGTCCTATCATGCTCCGGGTCAGGATAAGGTCCTAGCTATCACATATACCATTCTTGCTCCCATGCTCAACCCTGTCATCTACAGTCTAAGAAATAAAGATGTCTTATGTGCCCTGAAGAAGATTTTTGGTAAGGCTCTTAGTCacagaaatgaaaacttttaa